The Setaria viridis chromosome 9, Setaria_viridis_v4.0, whole genome shotgun sequence sequence CATCGGATCAAACTTAGCTTGGCTAATACGACTTGTTGGGGGGCTCTAAATTGGCTAAAACAGGCGAAAATTTAGCTAAGCATACTAGTGCTGAGGAGGTTTTTCGCCAGAGTGGATTAAGAGGTGCCCAGTTGCAAAATATCTTAGTGGTGAAATCTCATAACCTGGGTGATTTATGGGGTCTTTTTTTCCTCTAAAAAAATTTCCTAGTTATGGTTGGCCTATTGCCATTCAGGTCTCAATATTTGATAAAAGAGTAAATTGCATCAACCGTTAAACTATTTTGGATATCAATTAGATCTCCCTGTAATCAGGTTGATTCACCTACTTAGCATCTAGGTGGCACCCTGTCACCTAGTTTTTGCCACCAAATTCTGCAGGTCAAGCAGACAAAAGTGGATTGTTTAGGGTATTAAAATATAGTTGAAGATTTTGTTCAAGAGTTCAAGCGGATAAAGTGAATagctttttttaaataaaaattaaaGTGGATAGTTTGGGTAGTAATGGACCCATGAACAAAATTCTTACTTTATTTACTCCAAACTATTTTCATTGGTGCAATCTATCCCTCGAGGAgattatccttttcttttcttcatgtaCAAATTTAAGTTTataaattaaaaattataaaaatgatGTGGCAAGCTAAGTGGCATCATAGCTTATGTCGGAAAGATGCATTGCAAATTTTTCATGGCAGCAGAGTGATGTTTGTTTTAAAACTTTGAAACCATGTGACGATCACAAAAATCAAGGTTGTTTGCATGCCACAAGCAGCGAAGGAAAGACGACAACTGTTGTGACATTTGTGTAGCATCCAACCATGTGACAAGTGGTGTAATATTGGTCATGGGGCAGACATGTATGCATCGAGACGCGGCATATTTACGGTCGTGCCAGTCAGAATCATCTAAGGCCCCGTTTAGGAGGGTTTCTCCCAAAATAGCTTTACCGGTGAAGTCAAAAATAGTAGCTTCAGCCAGCTTCTAGTTCGTTTTAACTCTAGATTACAAAGCGGTTTCACGCTACAGTGTCTCATTCTGCGCAAAACAGGTGAAGCTGAAATCACGATAAACCttaccaaacaggacctaagtgTCCCCACTACTCAACCTGCCCTTCCATACACGCCAAGGGTAGAAGACTGATTGGTTTCCGGCCGGCGTATATGTCTATTGACTAGTCGACCCTTTCCCCAGCAGCTGCAGTACTCGCGGCGCTTACCATAAATAGATTTTTGTGCGCCCAAAAATGGTTCTTGCCAAAGCATGGTACGGGGACAGCAAGCAGCCCAAGCCCCAAGATGAGATGCTCCGGCTTACCGCGGTGTTCTGTTCCATCGTACGTCCTCCTGTCGGCCAAGTCCGGCACCGTCACGTTCGAAGTTACGAACGCGGCGCCCAACACCACGGGTCCATCTTCATCTGGAGCACCTTCAAACCAGACCAGTCCCGCCGACCGAAAGCCCGTGGACACCGTCACCCTCGTCGTTGAGGTCGACGACACGGGCGGCGTGGCTTTCACCCGCGGCAACGGCATGCACCTTAGCGCCCAATACGTCGGCGGCTACTCCGGCGACCTCATGTTTGAGGTAAGTAACGCATAGCTTGCAACATAGTGTTGTTATCTATTCCCTTACTAATATGGCCTCTGCTTTCTAATTCAAAATCTCGGTATGCCGCGCCATGCTATAGGAGACAACGCGCGTGTGGCAGTGGGACGGGCAAAATCAGAGATACCAGGTGTGTGTTGCATTGCATGCTTACGATCAGATAGTTCGTTCTATCCAGATGCAGAGAAAACATGCACATGCCACTATGTCGATCAGTGTTCTTCATTATTGACCCGTTTCGGCAAACTCAAAACCCAACGATACAACCAAGCGTGTACGCTTGTGGAGAAACGTCTCCTATGGCAGAAAAATGGACACATCTACGCGCTTTCTTCCACACCAAATTTCCAGAAGACATAACCAAACTGGAATAAATTAAAAGTCCAAATAAGCCCATTTGACGAAAGCAAACTTCTCACCACTTCATCTTCTCTACATGCGACGCTCTAGTCTATAGAAAATTAGAAACCCAATCACAAGTAAGCGAATCATCGGAGCAACAAGAGCTTGCAGCACCAGCACAAGATGAAGCAGCCTCACGTCGCCACGGTCGCTTCCCTCCTGGCCCTGGCCGCGGCCgcgacgacggccgccgccgtcacgttCGACGCGACGAACTCGGCGTCCAACACCCCCGGCGGCCAGCGGTTCGACCAGGCCGTCGGCCTCGACTACGCCAAGCGGGTCCTCTCCGACGCGTCCACCTTCATCTGGAACACCTTCAACCAGCCCAGCCCCGACGACCGCAAGCCCGTCGACAAGGTCACCCTCGTCGTCGAGGACATCGACGGCGTGGCCTTCACCAGCGCCAACGGCATCCACCTCAGCGCCAAGTACGTCGGCGGCTACTCCGGCGACGTCAAGAAGGAGGTAATAAGGACGCACTAGCTACCTTGAGGCGCCTCTGTTTCTGAATGAACATGTCTGTGCATATGCCGTGCCGTGCTAGGTGACCGGCGTGCTGTACCACGAGGTGACACACGTGTGGCAGTGGAACGGGCAGGGCCGGGCGAACGGCGGCCTCATCGAGGGCATCGCCGACTACGTCCAGCTGAAGGCGGGCTACGCGCCGGGGAGCTGGGTTCTCCCGGGGCAGGGACGCAGGTGGGATCAGGGCTACGACGTGACAGCGAGGTTCCTGGACTACTGCGACTCGCTCAAGCCGGGGTTCGTGGCGCAGCTCAACGCCAAGATGAAGGATGGCTACACCGACGATTTCTTCGCTCAGATCCTGGGGAAGAGCGTGCAGCAGCTGTGGCAGGACTACAAGGCAGCAAGTAAGGAACAACGGAGCCCCCTTGTTTTATTTGCTTTTCgttaaagcaaaaaaaaaaatcaaggcatCCCTAGACTGATTTCTATAGGAAATATGCCCGAAAGTACCGAGATGGGCAAGAGAGGGGGAATTGGTGAATTGGGTTCCTAAATTTCTGGCACAAATTAAGTCCTATCGCTTAGCCAAATTTCACCCGTTGTGCTTAGCAAGAAGTTTGGAAAATTAGACAATTGTATCATTAAATTCGGAACTATATTTTtcataaaaagaattaaacctagcatgcaagactctaacatactaggcaacaacAAGAACGACATCATGTTCTCATAAAATATGCTGAAATTATAGATCAAATCACAGCATACGTACTGAGCGGGAGCAGCTGTGATGGGAAGCGGTGCCGACGGAACAACGACGGTGTTGCGGATGGAGCGCAGCAGACGACACTGAAGACAACGAGCCGCCGCAACGTCAGACTAGGAcggaagacgagccgtggtgaagaccttgagcagtcgcgccgagcgcttcccaaaaaccttatttgccctctcccggtgcaggatcacaagagcaaGAGATttcggagacctgctctcccgttcgCCGGTGCACGTCGAcgctcgggatggagtagattacggtggcggcgcaataGCGAGAAGAGATAAAAACCTAACTCGTACAGACCACCTTAGACATACCCTAACTTGGGGCCTTCCGTATAGTAGTATATATTGCATCTattccatgagggaggtggtccatgtatatagggaggaaaacccccaacaccctcgtctattagcaatatgggactaatagatggtgtaccccctcttacgctaatgggcctttgagatttattcagaattatcatttatatgggccaagcccatatatctaacaatccctcaccagatctcaaatacccATTTTGGTGTTTTGCATATTTCTCACTACTATTTGATATACCAGTGTTTCAgcaaggactgttaagttgaactctcgcctagagcttcaagctacattcatccacaacttgaacaatggactaagccttgaattgcaagttttgggcggacaagtttcactcaaagttggaactagtacctggctgccagtagcctaccccgcgggtggaGCATATAAGTCATACTccctggtctcttcatgagcttactAGAAATCACCCAAATCTCATAGACTGTGACGTTTTACAGTCGagctcatataggtgtgttctttcaagaatgctCTGTAGGACAGCATCTTCGCTTAACCAAGCCAACAGAAACACATTAAGGCATTTTGCCATCCTGCCTTACAACACACATGCCTTGCAgcatttgagagtattgcatcttcTCATAGAGAGGGTTTAAAAATTATTCTCCTCAGTCAACCGATAGCTTGTTTTTCCCATATCctaattcacgggatctccgatcacataggttgggttactaCTATGGCAACTCAAACGAGTCTCATACCCATCACCCTCGATGCACCTTCTATCACATTCCGTGATAGcacttttgtaaagggatttGCTAGGTTTCTATCTatttgaatataagtcacacttattactccggagtttctcaatttcctgaCAGACTTCAGTCATCTCTTGATATGTCTTGATGACTTCGCATTAACCTTAGCACTATTCACTTTaactatcaccgtttgattgtcacagttgATAAGGATTGCTGGCATTGGTTTATCAACcacaggcaagtccatcaagagttcacgcAGCCACTCTGCCTCAACAATGGTTGTTTCCAAAGCAGTAAGTTTTGCTTCCATGGTTGACTTTGTCAAAATGGTCTGTTTGCAAGACCTCCATGATATcgcaccacctccaagggtaaacacatacccacTCGTGGCATATAGTTCATCAACGTTCGATAACCAGTTCGAAtcactatatccctcaagcaTAGCAGGGTGCCCAGAATAGTGAATCCCATAGCTCATTATACCCACCAAGTAGCGCATaaccctttcaagtgcatgccaatgatcaatgcccgggtttgacatgaacctgctcaatttGCTTACAGCAAAGGATATGTCGGGTCTCGTTgcgctagctaagtacatgagtgaaccgataatctgagagtatctcaATTGGTCTTTCGttgttttcttgttctttttgaGTATCATGCTGGGATCATAAAGTGTTGGAGAAGACTTGCTGTCTGTGTAACCAAAATGGTTCAAGACCTTCTCAAAAAATATTTCATCACGAGATTATTTCAGTAGAAAGTTTAGAGTTGCTATGCATATCTTTAAGAGGAAGGTGAAGACTTTTTCGATACATATTCACCTATTGCGTAACCTTGCTGTCTGTGTATCGAAATAGGAGTTATTTCAGTAGAAAGTTTAGAGTTGCTATGCATATCTTTAagaggaaatatattctcaaaaaatgttgcatcacgagattccataatagtatcaacatgcatatcaAGGACCTcagatttaaccactaaaaatctataagcaatgctcctctgagcatatcctagaaagacacaatccactgtCTTGGGTCCTAACTTGCGCTTCTTGGGAATGGATATATTGACTTTCGCCAAACACCCCCAAGTAcgcaaataagaaagtgatggttttctcccgatccacatctcatatggagtttgatctttattcttgttcggaactctattcaggacatgacatgaagtcaatagagcctccccccaccatgccttgGATAAACCAACAATATCTAACATggaattaaccaagtcaatCAGTGTGCGGTTTTTCCTCTCAGCAACCCCGTTGGACTTGGGCGAATAGGGATGCGTCCTCTCATAAATAATGCCATGTTCCTCACAGAATTCATCAAAAGCTTTTGGAAAATACTCACCACCATGATCAGACCTTAGAcgcttgatctttctctcaagttggttctcaacctcagccttataaattttaaagtagtctaatgcttcatccttagtttgcaacaaataaacatagcaaaatctagtcgcatcatcaataaaagtcatgaaatatctctttccaccttttgtcaacacaccattcatctcacaCAAATCAGAATGTATGAGTTCTAGAGGTAACGAGTGTCTCTCCTCAGCCGCCTTGTGAGGCTTCCAAGGTTGTTTCAATTGCACACAACTCTAGCACTTGGAacctttggcaatggtgaagttcagaattaaacacatgctggATAGCCGAGACATTAAACCAAAATTTATATGACACAAACGTGAATGCCAAGTACTTGCACCATCACTAACGTTGCCACAAATATGGTTCACTGATTTATTATAGAAATCTGCaagggaaaagcggaacaagcctctGCACTTATAGCCTTTACCAATGAATTGTTCATGTTTAGACatgactaatttattggactctGGCACTACCTTAAACCCGTCCTTGCATAGGACCGACCCGCTCACTAGATTCTTGTTGATagtagggacatgctgcacgttcctTAGCTGCAcaatctttcccgaagtaaacttcagatctaccgtaccaacaccatgaacaacagcatgtgacccattccccatcagCACAGAGGAACCCCGGGCGACCTGGTAAGAAGAAAACATGGAGatgtcagcacacacatgaacactggcacccgtatcaagccaccaactagtggaatgaaaaactgaaagaacagtAGGTAAATTACCGTACCCGTCTCCAGTGTTGCCTATGATCACCATGTTGACATCCTTGGGCCCATTTGCCTTTCTGCCCTTGCGGTCTGCACGCTCTGGACAATCCTTAGAGAAGTGTCCAAGCTCACCACAAGTAAAGCAACTCATCTCagccttatttttcttcttcttgaaggtagtagtcTTGACGACTTTGTTCTTTCCTTTGTTCTTGCCACGTGGGAATTTCTGGACCATGTTGGCGGTAGACTGACCTTGGTCTCTTATCTCAACTGTGTCCTTCttccgagctttctcctcaacatcaagagatgcTACCAGATTTTCAACTGATATCTCCTGTCTCCTATGTTTCAAAGAAGTGGCGAAGTTCCTCCATAAGAAGGCAACTTTGCGATTATGCaaccagccacaaacttgtcaggTAATTGACACTTGAGGAGCTCAAGATCCTTCACAAGGCACTGCACCTCATGAGCCTGTTCCACCGCAGAACGGTTGTTCACCATCCTGTAGTCATGGAAACTCTCCATGAGGTATAGTTCACTGCCTGCATCTGCTGCATCATACCTTGCAACCAGAGCATCCCACAACACCTTCGTATCTGTCATGTCTATGTAGACATCGACCAGACGGTCAAATATGTTGCTGATGATACATCCCACGAAAAGGTTATTTGCATCATCGAACTTTTTCTGCGCTTCAGCAGTAAGTTCGCCTTCAGGTTTGCCAAGCCTCGTGTCCCAGATGTTCGTAGCATTAAACCATAGGCGAACCTTAGATTTCCAtctcttaaagttcacaccGGTAAATTTTTCCGGCCTTAGTGACTCAGCAAAACCAGCCATACCCGAATCAACATATTGCCtataataaggtttttggattgttggaaaatTAGGCAATTGTATGATTAAATTCCGAACTATATTTCtcataaaaagaattaaacctAGCATGCAAGACTCTAACATACTATGCAATAGCAAGAACGGCATCATGTTCTCATAAAACATGCTGAAATTATAGATCAAATCACAGCATACGTACTGAGCGGGCGCAGCCGTGATGGGAAGCGGTGCCGACGGAACGACAATGGTGTTGCAGATGGAGCGCAGCAGACGAGGTTgaagacgacgagccgccgcaacGCTAGACTGGGAtggaagacgagccgtggtgaaaaccttgagcagtcgcgccgagcgcttcccaaaaatcttatttgccctctcccggtgcaggatcacaagagcaaGAGATttcggagacctgctctcccgttcgccggtgcacgccgacgctcgggatggagtagattacggtggcggcgcaataGCGAGAAGAGATAAAAACCTAACTCgtacagaccaccttagggataccctaacttgggaccttccgtatagtagtctatattgcatctattccatgagggaggtggtccatatatatagggaggaaaacccccaacaccctcatctattagcaatatgggactaatagatggtgtacccctaTTACGCTAGTggacctttgagatttattcagaattatcatttatatgggccaagcTCATATATCTAACAAGAAGTGTGTCTATTCTAGCACACAAAAGTTCTTGTAACCCTAGTTCCAACCCGGCCTATAGTAATATGGCAATTTTGGGTAAGTAAATTGCAGAATGTAAGTGTAGAAAGATAAGCTTTCCCCCGAGATATCGAATAGTCATCACTTTTCATTAGTTCTTGTTGGAGCACTTACGTGAATATATCACCCTCTCTCGATCCACGTAAGGATCAGGGCACATTAGTGGTAATCCATTTTTCACTAAAGGTCCACAGATTATCCAGCACAACACTTTTTGTGATGATATAGATCACTTGCTATATAGAATTTGATATAGAAAATTCTTGGTCGGTACTGCTTTGTAAGCCTTAAGCACCTTCGGCCATTTAGAAATGATGGTTGGGAAAATATCATTTCTTGTAGTGCATCTAATGATCTAAGTGACGTCGATCCCAAGAAAATTCATGACAATTACCATTAGAGGGATTTGTGAGCATGCCACTCATCAACTCACATATGATACTTGATCACTGAGACTATATGATCCACATGTTGTATCCCTCTTCCTTTACGACATACTATACTCAAGGTTAAGAAAAATCACAAGTTAAACACTTGAGCTTGTCATCACTTCAACCATGCTATACATCTTCGATATCATTTCATCAGGATTGCAACCATATTCTGAGCAATTCAACTTTGAGCTAGCGACTTGAACCGATTCAATGCGTACACAAGTCACCACCACTCTTCATTTGCCAAGAATGATTAATGCCTCCCATTATGAAACTGCTCATAGCATTAGATTCCTCGGATTGAGCTAAtgctttcttcttctccggTGGTTAATTCCTTGATGCTAAGCCTCATGCTAGCCCTTCTCTTTTGCATAGCCAAGCCATTGCCAAACCTTCATCCGTAACTTGAGTCACATAATATTTAGCATCACAATATATGTTCACATTCAAAAC is a genomic window containing:
- the LOC117835321 gene encoding uncharacterized protein, yielding MRCSGLPRCSVPSYVLLSAKSGTVTFEVTNAAPNTTGPSSSGAPSNQTSPADRKPVDTVTLVVEVDDTGGVAFTRGNGMHLSAQYVGGYSGDLMFEKNGHIYALSSTPNFQKT